One Rhizoctonia solani chromosome 3, complete sequence genomic region harbors:
- a CDS encoding Retrotransposable element Tf2 protein: MAIAEEEEADQEPLEGVPLEYHQYAKVFGEEEFNKLPPHQHYNIGIELTEEGPLNSPLYSMTDAKFATLRDWLRDELKARKICPSKSSISSTVMFVPKKDGSCQLVVDYHCLNNQTKKNVYLLPCPDDLMAQLCGAKVFTKLDLRWGYNNVCVKEGNKWKTTFCTKYGLYKSLVMTFGLTNAPAAFQHFMNKLFKDLLDVCIIIYLDNILIYSKDNMSHTQHIHKASKCTFHVTLVEYLGIVVSDKGFILDKLKIQAVQEWPMPAKVKEVQLFLGFANFLCCFVANFSHTARPLHNLVKRDALWKWEASKQAAFQGLKDAISSALVLCDVDPSKPYFLETDASGATLGSILSQRQEDGHLHPLGFLSESFKGAEQNYNTHNKELLAIIRSFEYWCIFLEGTLHPIAVFMDHRNLEYWKESQTFNCRHAQWHLLLAGYNFQIVYCPGKQSSKPDTLSHHSDHANIPPANQTMLPDPVFANMALVLPEKELHCQIEASLDQDESLEEILQFLQNKSKAPQSIKKAFNDYNMEAGLLFYQGQIVVPNIGTLKTDLLCIFHNSPLAGHPGRQRTLELVSQGYYWPGIHADTYWHVDSCKMCQCICKAKYTPIPLQPLKIPSRPWQHVSYDMIVDLPKDGNNNSILVIVDSFTKYRIFVKCSKKLKAPKLAELFLENVWKHHGMLEKTISNQGQVFNNKFLKALYKRLGIDPHFSLAYHPQSDRQTEQVNPSIEHFLRAYSGIVLDVCKDVEEVGACGQV, translated from the exons AtggccattgctgaggaagaggaggctGACCAggaaccccttgaaggagtccccctggaataccaccaatatgccaaggtatttggggaggaagaattcaacaaacttCCCCCTCACCagcattacaacattggcaTTGAGCTCACAGAAGAGGGTCCCCTCAATTCCCCCCTTTACAGCATGACAGATGCCAAATTTGCCACCCTTagggactggctcagggatgaattGAAGGCAAGAAAAATCtgtcccagcaaatcctcCATCAGCTCCActgtgatgtttgtaccaaaaaaggatggatcctgccaattggttgttgactaccatTGCTTGAATAACCAGACAAAGAAAAATGTATACCTGCTACCCTgtcctgatgacctcatggcccagctttgtggcgccaaggtcttcaccaaactagacctgagatggggttacaacaatgtctgCGTTaaagaaggcaacaaatggaaaaccacCTTCTGCACAAAGTATGGCCTCTACAAATCCCtagtcatgacctttggacTAACCAATGCACCAGCagccttccagcatttcatgaacaagttATTCAAGGATCTATTGGATGTCTGCATCATTATTTACCTTGACAATATCCTGATATACTCAAAGGACAACATGTCACACACACAACACATTCACAAA gcttCCAAGTGCACTTTCCATGTTACATtggtggaatacctgggaatagTTGTGTCAGACAAGGGATTTatcctggataagctcaaaatccaggctgtCCAGGAATGGCCCATGCCagccaaggtcaaggaagtccaattgttcttaggatttgccaacttcctctgttgttttgttgccaactttagtcacaCAGCTAGGCCCTTACACAACCTGGTTAAAAGGGATGCACTGTGGAAATGGGAAGCAAGCAAACAGGCtgcattccaaggactaaaGGACGCCATTTCCAGTGCACTGGTTCTCTGTGATGTGGACCCCTCCAAGCCCTacttcttggaaacagatgcttcAGGAGCCACCCTTGGTTCCATACTAAGtcaacgccaggaagatgGACACCTACACCCCCTGGGATTTCTATCAGAATCTTTCAAAGGGGCAGAACAAAACTACAACacacacaataaggaactaTTAGCAATCATCcgttcctttgagtactggtgtatattcttggaaggcACCCTACATCCTATTGCAGTCTTCATGGATCACcgcaacttggaatactggaaggagtcccagACCTTCAACTGccgccatgcacaatggcacctcctACTTGCAGgctacaacttccaaattgtctattgcccaggaaaacaatcCAGCAAACCAGACACCTTGTCACACCATTCTGATCACGCCAACATACCACCTGCCaatcaaaccatgctcccagaccctgtctttgccaacatgGCCCTTGTGTTACCAGAAAAAGAACTACATTGCCAAATTGAGGCATCCTTAGACCAGGATGAATctttggaagaaatccttcaattcctccaaaacaagtccaaggccCCACAGTCCATCAAAAAGGCATTTAATGATTACAACATGGAGGCAGGGTTGCTCTTCTATCAAGGGCAAATAGTAGTTCCCAACATAGGCACCCTGAAGACAGACTTACTTTGCATCTTCCACaatagccccttggcaggacacccaggcaGACAACGGACTCTTGAACTTGTCTCCCAAGGCTACtattggcctggcatccatGCAGATACCTACTGGCATGTAGACTCTTGCAAAATGTGCCAATGCATCTGTAAAGCCAAATACACACCCATACCCCTGCAACCACTCAAAATCCCATCCAGACCATGGCAACACGTGtcatatgacatgattgttgaCTTACCAAAGGATGGAAATAACAATTCCATCCTGGTAATAGTAGACAGCTTCACTAAGTACAGGATATTTGTCAAGTGCTCAAAGAAACTAAAGGCACCCAAACTAGCggaactattcctggaaaatGTATGGAAACATCATGGCATGCTGGAGAAGACCATATCCAATCAAGGACaggtcttcaataacaaattcctgaaggcactgtacaaacgcctgggaatagatCCCCATTTCTCCTTGGcataccacccccagagtgACAGGCAGACAGAACAGGTCAATCCCTCTATagaacacttcctcagggcctaCTCAGgtattgtcctagacgtctgtaaggacgttgaggaggtgggcgcttgcggccaagtgtga
- a CDS encoding Retrotransposable element Tf2 protein → MGPFLLSATAVKIGEFSLKRITHLLLGLLGQVERLEQEVTEIKEAGIETRTNVKNISQTVNVVKDGLKNLQLHGPRTPEDTKPLVMEATPRPLPKANPTGLVSRVSFWPKPPKGLPSFAQPTPVQAVPLQVPSLPISPHLQSPIGVPAPFPLAPATHYPALVKVDHPNAYTGKIGSKAKQWLTCMLAWTRLNLRMFPTNQEVLSFLLMNMKDSAGAWAHPHLDQLGSQQAIIQTVEGFKLEFLAAFGDPDATRAAKQKITTLTQSGTCADYITKFRTLAMELDWNNAALRGQFARGLHWEVSCQIATRKHRPCTLLELQNAALVINNALRKERASHPPKDSKPSRPSNPARGTSTGQATSGSKKLSNNPNFVLEEEQNRRRAASACIKCGKMGHKFAECCTGWKATPIKDKGRLRKPPRLAKNLDPNWEKIKEKQADILEVLIDSGATSSFLHPCTAELLCLPLIDLPHPHTVTMLNGSSPQAGKIWKKAHLTFLIDGKRMTETFLICNTGSHAAILGIKWLETHNPKIDWNSQTLSFPHNPPEHVAIAKEEEADPNPLEGVPSKYHQYAKVFGEEEFNKLPPHRHYNIGIELTEEGPLNLPLYSMTDAKSTTLKDWLRDKLKAGKIHPSKSLISSPVMFVPKKDGSRRLVVDYRRLNNRTKKNVYPLPHPDDLMAQLHGAKVFTKLDLQWGYNNVCVKEGDKWKTAFRTKYGLYKSLVMTFGLTNAPAAFQHFMNELFKDLLDVCVIIYLDDILIYSKDDASHTQHIHKVLKRLMDNQLFCKASKCTFHVTLVEYLGIIVLDKGFSLDKLKIQAVQEWPVPTKVKEVQLFLGFANFLCCFVANLSHMARPLHNLGLKDAITNAPVLCHADPSKPYFLETDASGAALGSILSQQQEDGRLHPLGFLSESFKGAKQNYNTHNKELLAIICSFEYWRIFLEGTQHPITIFTNHCNLEYWKESRTFNQHHAQWHLLLAGYNFQIVYRPGKQLGKPDALSRQADHADIPPEPQSMLPDLVFANIALVTPEKELQRQIESSLDQDKSLEEILQFLQNKSKAPPSIKRAFKDYEMEAGLLFYQGRIVVPDVGTLRTDLLCIFHNSPLAGHPGRQRTLELVSRNYYWPGIRAETYWHVDSCHKQRKIELAGIEPA, encoded by the exons atgggacccttccttctGTCAGCCACCGCTGTCAAAATTGGGGAATTCTCCCTCAAACGTATCAcccacctcctccttggcctccttggccaagttgagcgCCTTGAACAGGAGGTCACAGAAATTAAGGAAGCAGGGATTGAGACCCGCACCAATGTCAAGAACATCTCTCAAACcgtcaatgttgtcaaggatgggcttaaaaacctccaactccatgggcccaggaccccagaagataccaagcccctggtcatggaagcaacgccacgccccttaCCAAAGGCCAACCCTACTGGATTGGTTAGTCGGGTCTCCTTCTGGCCCAAACCACCAAAAGGGCTCCCAtcctttgcccaaccaaccCCAGTACAAGCAGTACCCctgcaagtcccatctctCCCTATCTCTCCgcatctccaatccccaattggagTTCCTGCCCCTTTCCCTCTGGCTCCAGCCACCCACTACCCCGCtctggtcaaggttgaccaccccaatgcctacacaggcaaaatagggagcaaagccaagcagtggctgacttgtatgctggcctggacccgcctcaacttgcggatgttcccaaccaatcaggaggttctttccttcctcctgatgaacatgaaagATTctgctggggcctgggcccaccctcactTAGACCAACTAGGCTCACAACAAGCCATAATTCAAACGGTTGAGGGTTTCAAATTGGAGtttttggcagcatttggtgaccctgacgccacaagggccgccaagCAGAAGATAACTACTCTTACCCAGTctggcacatgcgcggactatattacaaagttcagaaccttggcaatggagctggactggaacaacgcggcccttagaggccagtttgcccgtggcctccactgggaggtcagctgTCAAATAGCAACCCGCAAGCACCGCCCTTgtaccctccttgagctgcaaaatgcagcacttgtcatcaacaatgctctccgcaaagagcgtgctagccatccACCAAAGGATAGTAAGCctagcagaccatccaaccctgcaagggggacaagtactggTCAAGCCACTTccggttcaaagaaactctccaacaaccccaactttgtgttggaagaagaacaaaaccgccgccgcgccgccagcgcctgcatcaagtgcggtaAAATGGGCCataagtttgcggaatgctgcacaggctggaaagccacccctatcaaggataagggaaggctaaggaaaccgccaagactGGCAAAgaatctggacccaaattgggaaaagattaagg aaAAGCAAGCAGATAtattagaagtcctgatagactcaggcgccacttCATCATTCCTCCACCCTTGCACAGCAGAACTACTCTGCCTCCCTCTAATAGATCTCCCACACCCCCacactgttactatgctcaatgggtcaagcccccaggctggaaagatttggaagaaggctcatctaaccttcctaattgatggcaagcgcatgacagaaaccttcctgatttgcaacaCTGGGTCACACGCTGCCATCTTAGGAATCAAATGGTTGGAAACGCACAACCCcaaaattgattggaactcacaaaccctctccttccctcacaATCCgccagaacacgtggccattgccaaggaggaagaagctgatccaAACCCCTtagaaggagtaccctccaagtaccaccaatacgccaaggtatttggagaagaagaattcaataagcttcctccccacaggcattacaacattgggattgaactcacaGAGGAGGGGCCCCTCAACTTGCCTCTttacagcatgactgacgccaagtccaccacactcaaggactggctcagggacaaattAAAAGCTGGAAAGATCCACCCCAGCAAATCCTTGATCAGTTCCCCCGTTATGTTTGTCCctaagaaggatggttcccgccgcttggttgttgactaccgccgcctcaacaaccggaccaaaaagaacgtctacccactTCCCCATCCTGATGATctaatggcccagctccatggcgccaaggtcttcactaaACTGGACTtgcaatggggttacaacaacgtctgTGTTAAGGaaggggacaaatggaagaccgccttccgcaccaagtacggtctATACAAGTCtctggtcatgacctttggcctaacaaacgcccctgccgccttccagcacttcatgaatgaactgttcaaggacttgttggacgtatgcgtcatcatttacctggATGATATTCTAATttactctaaggatgacgcatctcaCACACAACACATTCACAAGGTCCTGAAACGGTTAATGGataaccagttgttctgcaaggcgtcAAAATGTACTTTCCACGTTACCTTGGTAGAGTACCTAGGGATCATTGTCttggataagggttttagtctggataagctcaaaatccaggcagtacaagaatggccggtaCCCACCAAAGTAAAAGAAGTTCAATTGTTCCTggggtttgccaacttcctttgttgttttgttgccaacttgagccacatggctaggccattacataaccta GGACTAAaagacgccatcaccaacgccccggtcCTTTGCCATGCTGACCCATCCAAACCTTATTTTCTGGAGACAGATGCCTCTGGCGCAGCTCTAGGTTCCATACTTagtcaacaacaggaagacggccgctTACACCCACTAGGGTTCCTATCAGAGTctttcaaaggtgccaaacagaactacaacactcacaataaggaactGCTTGCAATCATCtgttcctttgagtactggcgcattttcctggaagggacTCAGCATCCAATCACCATATTTACCAACCACtgcaacttggaatactggaaagAGTCCCGCACATTCAACCAAcaccatgcacaatggcacttactccttgccggttataacttccaaattgtatatAGGCCAGGAAAACAATTGGGAAAGCCAGATGCCTTGTCACGTCAAGCGGATCATGCGGATATCCCACCAGAACCCCAGTCCATGTTACCAGATCtggtatttgccaacattgCCTTAGTTACACCAGAAAAGgagctacaacgccagattgagtcATCCCTGGACCaggacaagtccctggaggaaatcctccaattcctgcagaacaagtccaaagcacccccctccatcaaacgtgcGTTTAAGGATTATGAGATGGAGGCTGGtctactcttctaccaaggacggattGTAGTTCCTGATGTTGGAACACTAAGGACAGACCTACTCtgcatcttccacaacagccccttggcaggacatccgggAAGACAGCGCACTCTagagttggtatcaaggaactactactggcctggcatccgtgcTGAGAcatattggcatgtggattcctgtcataaacagaggaaaatagaactagctggaattgaaccagcttga
- a CDS encoding Retrotransposable element Tf2 protein, with amino-acid sequence MAEFAYNNAVHSSTGKMPFKALYRWEPTLTLSNVPTNVPKANDLAQAMEAQWKEVEVALWQSKTQMTARKEGSPTEFKIGEEAWLDTKNVKLKTLSPKLTEQHLGPFKIIKKISNCAYQLKLPPTMHIHNIFYAGLLSKVKRDDKRAFENCLPPVTMDGEEEYEVEGITDMEERNGEWFFRVKWKGYGSKENMWEPQSNLKNAGKILKKYEEEMKKKALGAAKALRRGGVL; translated from the coding sequence ATGGCTGAATTTGCTTACAACAATGCTGTTCATAGTAGTACAGGAAAAATGCCTTTTAAAGCCTTATACAGATGGGAACCAACCTTAACACTGTCCAATGTGCCAACCAATGTCCCCAAAGCCAATGACTTAGCCCAGGCCATGGAAGCACAGTGGAAGGAAGTAGAGGTAGCCCTCTGGCAATCTAAGACACAAATGACTGCCAGAAAGGAAGGAAGCCCAACAGAATtcaagattggagaagaagcctggcttgACACCAAAAATGTCAAACTCAAGACCTTAAGCCCCAAACTAACAGAACAACATCTGGGGCCATTCAAAATCATCAAAAAAATCTCCAATTGCGCTTACCAACTCAAGCTGCCACCCACTAtgcatatccataacatctTCTATGCGGGGCTACTATCCAAAGTGAAAAGGGATGACAAGCGTGCCTTTGAGAACTGCCTGCCACCAGTCACCAtggatggagaggaagaatatgaggtAGAAGGCATAACAGACATGGAGGAAAGGAATGGGGaatggttttttagggtcaaatggaagggctatggaaGCAAGGAAAatatgtgggaaccccaatcaaacctcaaaaatgcaGGGAAAATTTTAAAGAAGTATGAGGAGGaaatgaagaaaaaggcccttggcgctgccaaggcccttagaagGGGGGGAGTGTTGTAG
- a CDS encoding Retrotransposon gag protein: protein MPGLGAMGETNLSSSQIQLGWSAPSSQTHTPAPAAVPPHVYSPMSFDQMSDCELLDMVAQNMIVLKKEFSQLQGAYKAQHDQLALLRAELEEHCNQLRNQHVFYSNQIQGAAASIQVVQDQLLHMSTTCPMAPPPPPPPAGTSTATTAHTSSPVSTSSDLKFAKPNKFNGKKEDALNFIIACQAYIRAKGANQSHKEKILWVTSYFEGAAEDWVRPYKERKVFRGEAVPLLEDIDTFWAKFTKHYVDTNCDEKYRQKWNNLRQKASVQEYTCKFQQYSVSLGYSNETLRNKYYDGLQNNIKDIMLSTMFQWRHATAQQVYDKAEEIANHIESTCLSNPSVSAACTSSNTVSTPTSNPTPTCTCFNVGDNVYMIDPTTCRAKKGAITSIVCTTSGNMPNVRWNGESKDTMIPFPSLKKDERPAAAAPVKTIIAPTPILALNSKGPGPMDLDGRGFSNLTCHVCGGKGHFARSCPSKPMSGHVANVEWSWERPKEEN, encoded by the coding sequence atgcctggtttgggcgcaatgggagagactaatttgtcttcttcccaaatccaattgGGGTGGTCTGCCCCATCTTCCCAAACTCATACTCCTGCccctgcggctgtgccgccacatgtatattctcccatgtcatttgatcaaatgtcAGATTGTGAACTCCTTGATATGGTTGcccaaaatatgattgttTTAAAAAAAGAATTCTCGCAATTACAAGGCGCCTACAAAGCGCAACATGATCAATTAGCATTGCTAAGGGCTGAACTTGAGGAACATTGCAATCAGTTGCGTAACCAACATGTGTTTTATTCTaatcaaattcaaggagctgCTGCCTCCATCCAGGTGGTGCAAGATCAATTGCTCCACATGTCTACCACTTGTCCCATggccccacctccacctcctccacctgctggtacaagcacagccaccacTGCCCACACTTCCTCACCTGTTTCTACGTCTTCAGATTTAAAATTTGCCAAGCCCAATAAGTTCAATGGCAAGAAAGAGGACGCCCTTAACTTCATTATTGCCTGCCAAGCCtatataagggcaaaaggGGCCAATCAATCCCACAAAGAAAAAATCTTGTGGGTAACGTCATATTTTGAAGGTGCTGCGGAAGATTGGGTACGCCcatacaaggaaaggaaggtgttcagggGAGAGGCGGTTCCCTTATTGGAAGATATTGATACATTTTGGGCCAAGTTCACAAAGCATTACGTAGATACAAATTGTGATGAGAAGTACcgccaaaaatggaataatTTACGACAGAAAGCATCAGTACAAGAATATACTTGCAAATTCCAGCAGTACTCAGTGTCCTTAGGGTACAGCAATGAGACGTTACGCAATAAGTACTATGATGGCCTCCAAAACAATatcaaggacatcatgctttccactatgttccaatggcgtcATGCTACGGCTCAACAAGTGTATGACAAGGCAGAAGAAATTGCCAACCACATTGAGTCAACTTGTCTTTCCAACCCATCTGTCTCCGCTGCTTGTACGTCTTCCAACACTGTCTCCACCCCTACTTCCAACCCCACTCCTACTTGTACTTGTTTCAATGTTGGGGACAATGTCTATATGATTGATCCAACCActtgccgcgccaagaaaggcgctattACTTCAATTGTTTGCACTACCTCTGGCAACATGCCAAATGTCAGGTGGAATGGAGAATCCAAGGACACAATGATCCCATTCCCCTCCCTTAAGAAAGATGAACGCCCCGCTGCGGCTGCACCTGTTAAAACCATCATTGCACCTACTCCTATTCTAGCCTTGAACTCTAAAGGTCCAGGtcccatggatcttgatggaagaggATTTTCAAATCTCACATGCCATGTATGCGGTGGAAAAGGTCATTTTGCACGCAGCTGCCCCtctaagcccatgtctggacatgtggctaatgttgaatggtcttgggaaaggcccaaagaagaaaattga
- a CDS encoding Transposon Tf2-1 polyprotein, with product MSWLKKHNPQISWEKHTLVFNLLYCSNNCLPAPAVLELKAVEEIPTPYQEFSRVFSEEESSKLPPHCPYDIAIELLPDAKPRHGPIYSLGPREDAELKETIEKQLKAGLIQPSKSPMASPILFVKKKNGKLRMCVDYRRLNSMTKKNVYPLLS from the coding sequence atgtcatggctAAAAAAGCATAACCCCCAAATatcatgggaaaaacatacacttgtCTTTAATTTGTTATACTGTTCCAATAATTGCCTACCCGCACCTGCTGTTttagaactcaaagcagtagaagaaatccccACTCCCTACCAAGAATTCTCTAGAGTCTTTTCAGAAGAGGAATCATCCAAATTACCGCCTCATTGTCCTTATGATATTGCTATTGAGTTGCTCCCTGACGCAAAACCCCGACATGGCCCCATTTATAGCCTAGGTCCAAGGGAGGATGCAGAACTCAAGGAAACTATTGAAAAGCAACTCAAGGCCGGATTGATTCAACCCTCAAAGTCTCCTATGGCTTCTCCAATCTTATTTGTCAAGAAAAAGAATGGAAAgttacgcatgtgtgtggactaccggcgcttaaatagcatgaccaagaagaatgtgtaccctttactgtcgtag
- a CDS encoding Retrotransposable element Tf2 protein, producing the protein MATRSRSTARPQSPLNQGELGPTLQATADESGSLKPEVYGEISLSRAISLLLGLQNQVIRLKRELEEIKEVNKEAQDWMGAVDQTLTCIEASNGPQPHTQKTGNHRHAPLIAWANPTKPPITFAQPTPIRAPPRVQTPAPSLPIRLRSPVAPPPAAPVAAYQAPVKVDHPDAYTGKIGNESQQWLTRMMAWVRLNQRMFPTDQEILSFLLMNMKDTAGAWAHPHLDQLGSHRAIIQTVEDFRREFLAAFGNPDATRAAERQITHLTQTGTCAEYITKFRTIAMDLDWNNAALRGQFARGLHWEVSRLIATRERRPTTLLELQNAALVIDNALREERASHPPKGNKSGTSSTPNRGASTGQQATRPGRLSSDPNFVSKEE; encoded by the exons atggcaacccgttcccggagcaccgctcgtccccaatcccctctcaatcaaggagagttgggacccactcttcagGCAACCGCCGATGAGTCAGGAAGCCTCAAACCAGAGGTCTATGGGGAAATATCCCTTAGCCGcgcaatctccctcctcctggggttgcaaaaccaagtcatccggCTCAAGCGGGAACTCgaggaaatcaaggaagtcaacaaggaagcccaagactggatgggagcagtcgACCAAACCCTCACTTGCATCGAGGCTAGCAATGGGCCTCAACCCCACAcacagaagaccggaaaccacCGGCA tgcgcccctcattgcctgggccaaTCCTACCAAGCCTCCCAtcacctttgcccaaccaaccCCTATCCGGGCCCCCCCAAGAGTCCAGACTCCCGCTCCATCTTTGCCTATCAGACTTCGCTCCCCCGTTGCCCCTCCACCAGCGGCTCCAGTAGCTGCATATCAAGCCCCCGTCAAGGTGGATCATCCTGACGCCTACACAGGGAAGATTGGGAATGAGTCAcaacaatggctcacaagaaTGATGGCATGGGTCCGCCTGAATCAGCGCATGTTCccaacggatcaggaaatACTCTCGTTCCttctaatgaacatgaaggacaccGCAGGAGCGTGGGCACATCCCCACCtcgaccaactagggtcccacagggccatcatccaaacggttgaGGATTTCAGGAGggaattcctggcagcatttgggAATCcagacgccacaagggccgcggagcggcaaatcacccaccttactcagacaggcacctgtgctgagtatatcacaaagtttaggaccattgccatggacctagactggaacaacgctgCCCTCCGTGGGCAATtcgcacgtggcctccactgggaggtcagccgcctcatcgCCACTCGAGAGCGGCGCCCAACTACCCTCCTGGAGCTGCAAAACGCGGCCCTGGTCATTGACAATGCCCTCCGCGAGGAacgcgccagccacccgcccaagggtaataagtctggaacttcctccacccccaataggggggcgagtaccggccaacaggccacaagaccaggacgCCTTTCCAGcgatcccaactttgtctccaaggaggaatga
- a CDS encoding Retrotransposable element Tf2 protein, translating to MLDGSSPQAGKIWKKAHLTFLIDGIKWLEAHNPEIDWNSRTLSFPHTPPDYAAIAKEEEANKNPLEGVPPEYHQYAKVFGEEEFNKLPPHRHYDIAIELTEEGPLNSPLYSMTNAESATLKDWLRDELKAGKIRPSKLSISSPVMFVPKKDGSRCLLRGAKVFTKLDLRWGYNNVRVKEGDEWKTAFRTKYGLYKSLVMTFGLTNAPAAFQHFMNELFKDLLDVCVIIYLDDILIYSKDDASHTQHVHEVLRRLLENQLFCKASKCTFHVTSVEYLGIIVLDKGFSLDKLKIQAVQEWPVPTKVKEVQSFLGFANFLRQFVANFSHMARPLHNLVRKDTPWKWDTREQEAFKGLKDAITNAPVLCHADPTKPYFLETDASGAALGSILSQRQEDRRLHPLGFLSESFKGAEQNYDTHDKELLAIIRSFEYWRIFLEGTKHPITVFTDHRNLEYWKESRTFN from the exons atgctcgatgggtcgagcccccaggctggaaagatttggaaaaaggcccacctaaccttcctaattgatg GAATCAAATGGTTAGAAGCCCACAACCCTGAAATCGATTGGAACTCCCGTACCCTCTCTTTCCCCCACACTCCACCAGATTACGCTGCtattgccaaggaggaggaagccaatAAAaatccccttgaaggagtaccccctgaATACCATCagtacgccaaggtatttggggaagaagaattcaacaagcttcccccgcACAGGCATTACGACATTGCCATCGAACTCACAGAGGAAGGCCCACTTAATTCCCCGTtgtacagcatgaccaatgccgaGTCCGCCacgctcaaggactggcttagggacgaactcaaggctggaaaaatccgccccagtaaatTGTCAATTAGctccccagtcatgtttgtccccaaaaaggatggctcccgttgcctt ctccgcggcgccaaggtatttACCAAACTGGACTTACGATGGGGTTATAATAATGTCCgggtcaaggaaggtgacgagtggaagacggctttccgcaccaagtacggcctatacaaatccctggtaatgacttttggtttaacaaacgcccccgctgcctttcaacacttcatgaacgaattgttcaaagacctactggatgtatgcgtcatcatatacctagatgacatcctgatttattccaaggatgacgcatcccacacccaACACGTCCATGAAGTTTTACGGCGCTTATTGgaaaaccaactgttctgtaaAGCGTCCAAATGCacgttccacgtcacctctgtggaatacctgggaatcattgttttggacaagggttttagtctggataagctcaagatccaggcagtacaagaatggccggtTCCTacaaaggtcaaagaagtccagtcgttcctaggatttgccaattttctccGCCAATTTGTTGcaaacttcagccacatggctagacCATTGCACAATCTGGTAAGAAAGGATACGCCATGGAAGTGGGATACcagggaacaggaagccttcaagggccttaaggacgctatcaccaacgccccagtacTTTGTCACGCGGACCCTACCAAACCCTATTTCCTGGAAACGGACGCATCAGGTGCAGCTTTGGGATCaatactcagtcaacggcAAGAAGACAGAAGATTACACCCATTGGGGTTCTTGTcggaatcattcaaaggtgccgaacagaactatgacacccatgacaaggaactccttgcaatcatccggtcatttgagtattggcgtataTTCCTGGAGGGGACAAAacacccaatcacggttttcacagatcatcgcaacctggaatattggaaggagtccagAACCTTCAATTGA